The Thermodesulfobacteriota bacterium genome contains a region encoding:
- the nrtS gene encoding nitrate/nitrite transporter NrtS codes for MKNFFRRETVVRALKVALVVGPILIVINHHDSLLSLELHRQLYFKIALTFLVPYCVSAYSSASAYCAEEARS; via the coding sequence ATGAAAAATTTCTTTAGACGTGAGACTGTCGTAAGGGCACTTAAAGTCGCATTGGTAGTAGGACCCATATTGATTGTTATTAACCATCATGATTCTCTTTTAAGCTTGGAGCTGCACCGTCAATTGTACTTTAAAATTGCGCTCACTTTTCTAGTTCCGTACTGCGTCTCAGCTTACTCCTCAGCCAGCGCTTATTGTGCAGAGGAAGCTCGATCTTAA